The following coding sequences lie in one Musa acuminata AAA Group cultivar baxijiao chromosome BXJ1-8, Cavendish_Baxijiao_AAA, whole genome shotgun sequence genomic window:
- the LOC135588877 gene encoding uncharacterized protein LOC135588877: MAPEDSEHTAFLTDQGVYYYKVMPFGLKNAGATYQRTVNKMFAHQIGRNMEVYMDDMIVKSQKTEAHIADLAEAFDTLRKFGMWLNPTKCAFGVTSGKFLGFIIHERGIDANPEKVQAIINMQSPRTVKDLQRLNGRIVAMSRFLARLGDRCLPFFRALKDPKNFRWTTECEEAFKQVKQRLANLPRLASVSLGEKLGLYLAASPHAVSSVLIKESSGEQLPIYYVSHILSRPEGRYPPIEKLALALVLSTRKLHPYFQAHPVEVITDQPIRQVLSKFDVAGRLLKWAVELGEHDIRYVPRTAIKAQAVADFIVELTQATSEDLEQPPEAWLLHVDGSSSSKGAGAGLVLLAPDGRSFERSLRFGFKATNNEAEYEALLAGLRLALEMQVAAVHVLTDSQLVAEQLSGAYEARDPTMAKYLAQVRDLTAKFPYFTLSNVPREENGRADALAKLASKPTSETCPKIEELPARAIEVAVTALGNAPITWVQELLRFKRDGTLPHDEVAARRLRRTHAWYAEEGGRLYRRSFTYPLLRCLEPDEARTVLAEVHEGVCGEHSGGRTLAHKLLRQGYYWPSMCRDAKAYAQRCGACQEHARTPRQPAVPLNPVTCAWPFAQWGLDLLGPFPPASGQRKYIIVGVDYFTKVGRGRAIGDSHGAPNGEVRRRFRKFCASHGIQLRFSSVAHPQTNGLAEVTNRSIFDGLKRRVSAAWSSWTDELPSVLWSLRTTPKTATGESPYSLTFGTEAVLPPEMTISTLRTRNFVEEVSNEGLRASLDMLEERRADAHLKALSYQRAVARVYNRKVRPRLIKLDDLVLRRTKVSNPTRARGKLAPKWERPYRVVEVVWPGTYRLTSMDGSPVPRTWNIGNLKKFFV; encoded by the exons atggcgcccgaagacagcgaacacacggccttcctcaccgaCCAAGGGGTGTACTACTAtaaggtcatgccgttcgggttgaagaacgccggggccacgtaccagaggacggtgaacaaaatgttcgcccatcagatcggtaggaacatggaagtatacatggacgacatgatcgtgaaaagccaaAAGACCGAAGCCCATattgccgacctggccgaggcgttcgacacgctacgcaagttcggcatgtggctcaaccccacaaaatgcgccttcggtgtcacctccgggaaattcctcgggttcattatacatgaaaggggaattgacgccaacccggagaaagtCCAAGCGATCATCAACATGCAGTCACCCCGGACGGTCAAAGACCTGCAGCGGCTGAACGGAAGGATTGTTGCCATGTCCCGTTTCCTTGCCCGGTTGGGGGATCGCTGCCTCCCTTTCTTCAGGGCGCTCAAGGACCCAAAAAACTTCCGGTGGACGACGGAGTGCGAAGAAGCCTTCAAACAGGTAAAGCAGCGCCTAGCGAACCTCCCCCGGCTCGCCTCTGTTTCTCTCGGCGAAAAGCTGGGCCTCTATCTAGCGGCCTCCCCCCATGCAGTCAGTTCCGTCCTGATTAAAGAGAGCTCGGGCGAACAGCTTCCGATCTACTACGTTAGCCACATCCTAAGCAGACCCGAGGGGCGCTACCCGCCGATAGAGAAACTCGCGCTCGCTCTGGTGCTGTCGACTCGGAAGTTGcacccctacttccaggctcacccagttgaagtcatcaccgaccaacccaTTCGGCAGGTTCTATCTAAGttcgatgttgcaggtcggctCCTCAAGTGGGCAGTAGAGCTAGGCGAGCATGATATAAGGTACGTGCCCAGGACTGCCATTAAAGCCCAGgcggtggccgacttcatcgtggAGCTAACCCAGGCGACAAGCGAGGATCTAGAGCAGCCTCCTGAGGCTTGGCTCCTACATGTGGACGGTTCGTCCAGCTCAAAGGGCGCCGGCGCGGGACTGGTTCTGCTCGCCCCCGACGGCCGCTCGTTCGaacgctccctccgcttcgggttcaagGCCACTAACAATGAAGCGGAATACGAAGCGCTCCTAGCAGGACTCAGGCTGgctctcgagatgcaggtggccgctGTACACGTCCTCACTGACTCACAGCTGGTGGCCGAGCAGCTCAGCGGCGCGTATGAGGCTCGGGAcccaaccatggcgaaatacctggcgCAGGTAAGGGACCTGACTGCTAAGTTCCCTTATTTCACACTATCCAATGTCCCGAGGGAGGAGAACGGGCGGGCTGACGCATtagctaagctggcgtcgaaACCGACCAGCGAAACATGCCCAAAGATCGAGGAACTTCCTGCCCGCGCCATCGAAGTAGCAGTTACGGCCCTCGGCAATGCCCCGATCACGTGGGTACAGGAGCTGCTGCGCTTCAAGCGGGACGGGACCCTTCCCCACGACGAAGTAGCGGCTCGGCGACTGCGCCGTACACACGCGTGGTACGCCGAAGAAGGTGGCCGGCTCTATAGGCGATCCTTCACCTATCCCCTCTTACGATGCCTAGAGCCGGATGAGGCCCGGACGGTCCTCGCCGAAGTCCACGAGGGGGTCTGCGGAGAGCACAGCGGAGggcgaaccttggcgcacaaATTGCTTCGccaggggtactactggccgagCATGTGCCGGGACGCAAAAGCCTACGCGCAGCGTTGCGGCGCATGTCAAGAACACGCCCGCACACCCCGACAGCCCGCGGTCCCTCTCAACCCCGTCACGTGCGCGTGGCCGTTCGCGCAGTGGGGGTTagacctcctcggccctttcccGCCGGCTTCGGGGCAGCGGAAATATATCATCGTGGGAGTAGATTACTTCacaaaagtgggtcgaggccgagccattGGCGACAGTCACGGAGCACCAAATGGAGAAGTTC GTAGAAGGTTCAGGAAGTTCTGCGCAAGTCATGGcatccagctaaggttcagctcggtagCACACCCTCAGACAAACGGACTAGCAGAGGTGACCAATCGATCCATCTTTGACGGACTCAAAAGAAGGGTGTCCGCGGCCTGGTCCTCCTGGACCGATGAACTCCCTAGCGTCCTATGGTCACTACGCACCACGCCCAAGACCGCAACTGGGGAATCCCCGTACAGCCTGACGTTCGGAACCGAGGCTGTCCTTCCACCCGAGATGACCATCTCCACCCTCCGAACGAGGAACTTCGTCGAGGAAGTTTCGAACGAAGGACTTCGCGCCagcctcgacatgctcgaggaACGACGTGCGGACGcacacctgaaggccctctcttaccagagagccgtcgcaagggtctacaacaggaAGGTACGACCTCGACTGATAAAGTTAGACGACCTGGTCCTCCGAAGGACCAAGGTCAGCAACCCAACCCGAGCCAGGGGGAAGCTAGCCCCCAAATGGGAAAGACCTTATCGGGTCGTAGAGGTAGTCTGGCCGGGTACTTACCGACTCACATCGATGGACGGTTCTCCCGTACCGAGAACCTGGAACATCGGGAACCTCAAGAAGTTTTTCGTCTGA